A single window of Priestia filamentosa DNA harbors:
- a CDS encoding M24 family metallopeptidase has translation MTEKLIKLRGSFEQRGIDGLLITSKYNRRYMTNFTGSAGVVVISKEKAVFITDFRYIEQATKQTEGFEIVKHTGPIAKEIASVVEQLGIKALGFEEHAITYADFSTYQKEISSQLVPVSGLVENLRLIKTSEEIKILKEAAKLTDEAFHHILSYIKPGVTELEVSNELEFYMRKHGAASSSFDTIVASGYRSALPHGVASEKVIKEGELVTLDFGAYYKGYCSDITRTVAVGDVSDELKNIYDIVLKAQLRGVDGIKKGITGVQADALARNYITEHGYGEYFGHSTGHGIGLEVHEGPALSTRSDTVLEPGMVVTVEPGIYVPNVGGVRIEDDLLITDEGNENLTYAPKELIIL, from the coding sequence ATGACAGAAAAACTTATAAAACTTCGTGGAAGCTTTGAACAAAGAGGAATTGACGGCCTTCTTATCACAAGTAAATACAATCGTCGTTACATGACAAACTTTACGGGAAGTGCTGGAGTTGTTGTCATTTCAAAAGAAAAAGCCGTCTTTATTACAGACTTTCGCTACATAGAACAAGCAACAAAGCAAACAGAAGGATTTGAAATTGTCAAACATACTGGACCAATTGCAAAAGAAATTGCTTCTGTCGTTGAACAGTTAGGAATTAAAGCGCTAGGATTTGAAGAACATGCAATTACGTACGCTGACTTCTCCACATACCAAAAGGAAATCTCGTCCCAACTTGTTCCTGTCTCAGGTCTTGTAGAAAACTTACGCTTGATTAAGACTAGTGAAGAGATTAAGATATTAAAGGAAGCTGCCAAGTTAACAGACGAAGCTTTTCATCATATTTTATCTTACATCAAACCCGGTGTAACGGAGCTTGAGGTTTCAAATGAGCTTGAATTTTATATGAGAAAACATGGCGCGGCGTCTTCTTCATTTGATACAATTGTTGCTTCAGGGTATAGAAGTGCTTTACCACATGGAGTTGCTAGCGAAAAAGTGATTAAGGAAGGCGAGCTTGTAACGCTTGATTTTGGCGCGTACTATAAAGGGTATTGTTCAGATATTACAAGAACGGTTGCTGTTGGCGACGTTAGTGATGAATTGAAGAACATTTATGACATTGTTCTAAAGGCGCAGTTGCGTGGCGTTGACGGTATTAAAAAAGGTATTACAGGGGTTCAAGCTGATGCCTTAGCGCGTAACTATATTACAGAACATGGATACGGGGAATACTTTGGGCACTCCACAGGCCATGGAATTGGTCTTGAAGTTCATGAAGGCCCCGCTCTTTCAACTCGTTCTGATACTGTACTAGAGCCTGGGATGGTTGTAACCGTTGAGCCTGGTATTTACGTACCAAACGTAGGCGGTGTTCGAATTGAAGATGATTTGCTCATAACAGATGAAGGCAATGAAAATTTAACATATGCCCCAAAAGAACTTATTATTTTATAA
- a CDS encoding YqhR family membrane protein, producing the protein MEKNQEKKEKLPSFMNKAIVIGISAGVLFGILSYIAYVLNLSEIRANLILEPWTFGEWKHHIIGHIIGIILLAIISIPVALIYYALLRKFESMWVGAAYGVILWGFVFFLLNPIFPNLKEITDLSKDTIITTFCFYLLYGIFIGYSISYEESELRRISASS; encoded by the coding sequence ATGGAAAAAAATCAAGAGAAAAAAGAAAAGCTTCCTTCTTTTATGAATAAAGCGATTGTGATTGGTATCTCGGCAGGAGTTTTGTTTGGTATTTTAAGCTACATTGCATATGTGTTAAATTTGAGTGAAATTCGAGCAAATCTTATTTTAGAGCCTTGGACATTTGGAGAATGGAAACATCACATCATTGGACATATTATTGGAATTATTCTCCTTGCCATTATTTCTATTCCTGTTGCACTTATTTACTATGCACTACTACGAAAATTTGAAAGCATGTGGGTTGGAGCGGCATATGGTGTTATACTTTGGGGCTTTGTTTTCTTTCTGCTAAATCCGATTTTTCCAAATTTAAAAGAGATTACAGACCTTAGTAAAGATACCATCATTACAACTTTTTGTTTTTACTTGCTCTATGGAATTTTTATTGGGTATTCTATTTCGTACGAAGAATCTGAATTGCGACGAATTAGTGCTTCCTCATAA
- the spoIIIAC gene encoding stage III sporulation protein AC — MGVDINTIFQIAGVGIIVAFLVTVLEQMGKKDFANWVTLIGFIYILFMVASIVQDLFQKIKSVFLFQG, encoded by the coding sequence ATGGGGGTAGACATCAATACCATTTTTCAAATTGCCGGAGTAGGCATTATCGTTGCTTTTTTAGTAACCGTTCTAGAACAAATGGGCAAAAAAGATTTTGCAAACTGGGTTACGCTCATTGGTTTTATTTATATTTTGTTTATGGTCGCGTCAATTGTACAAGACTTGTTTCAAAAAATTAAGTCTGTATTCCTTTTTCAAGGCTAA
- the spoIIIAE gene encoding stage III sporulation protein AE — protein MKKKKSLFCLVLLLFLFFLPDSVQAFPSADEMVDEQVDQLGIDEIKGFWNNIMTEYGGFLPESQKGSLVEFLKGDKELSLEEWLKGLMKFFLHEIIANGKLLGTLIMLTIFCVFLQNLQNAFEKTTVSKVAYALVYLVLIVIALNSFHIAISYATEAIQTMIHFIIALIPLLLALMASSGGVMSAAFFHPVIIFLMNTSGLLIQYVVMPLLFLSALLSIVSTISEQYKVTQLAQLMRNVSIGVLGGFLTIFLGVISVQGTSSAVADGITVRTAKFITGNFVPVVGRMFTDATDTVLSASLLLKNTVGLVGVAILLFITAFPALKLLSIAIIYKLAAALIQPVGGGPIISCLSIISRSVIYIFAALAVVSLMFFLCITLVITASNITMMVR, from the coding sequence ATGAAAAAGAAAAAAAGCTTATTTTGTTTAGTATTGCTGCTTTTTCTTTTTTTTCTACCTGACAGTGTACAAGCTTTTCCAAGTGCTGATGAAATGGTAGATGAACAGGTGGATCAGCTTGGCATTGATGAGATAAAAGGATTTTGGAATAATATCATGACAGAGTATGGTGGTTTTTTACCGGAAAGTCAGAAAGGAAGTCTTGTCGAGTTTTTGAAAGGAGACAAAGAACTTTCGCTAGAGGAGTGGTTGAAAGGGCTTATGAAGTTCTTTCTTCACGAAATTATTGCAAATGGAAAACTCCTCGGTACGCTTATTATGCTAACAATCTTTTGCGTATTCCTCCAGAATCTTCAGAATGCATTTGAGAAAACAACCGTTAGTAAAGTAGCTTATGCACTTGTTTATCTTGTGCTTATTGTCATTGCTTTAAATAGCTTCCACATTGCTATCTCATATGCCACGGAAGCCATACAGACGATGATTCATTTTATTATCGCGCTTATTCCTCTTCTTCTAGCTCTTATGGCTTCTTCGGGAGGCGTGATGTCAGCTGCTTTTTTTCATCCGGTTATTATTTTTCTTATGAACACAAGCGGATTGCTTATTCAGTATGTTGTAATGCCGCTTTTATTTCTTTCTGCACTGTTAAGCATTGTAAGTACAATTTCAGAACAATACAAAGTGACACAGCTTGCTCAGCTTATGAGAAATGTGAGCATTGGAGTTCTTGGGGGGTTTCTCACTATTTTTTTAGGCGTTATTTCTGTTCAGGGGACAAGCTCGGCTGTAGCAGATGGAATTACTGTGAGAACCGCAAAATTTATTACAGGAAACTTTGTTCCTGTTGTAGGACGGATGTTTACAGATGCAACAGATACAGTATTAAGTGCCTCTCTACTATTGAAAAATACGGTGGGCCTTGTTGGAGTAGCGATTTTACTTTTTATTACAGCTTTTCCTGCTCTTAAACTCCTTTCAATTGCGATTATTTACAAGCTTGCTGCAGCTCTGATCCAGCCTGTTGGAGGAGGACCAATCATCTCCTGTTTGAGCATTATTAGCAGAAGCGTTATTTATATTTTTGCTGCTCTTGCTGTTGTTTCTTTAATGTTTTTCTTATGTATTACGCTTGTTATTACTGCAAGTAATATTACGATGATGGTCAGATAA
- a CDS encoding YqhV family protein, with amino-acid sequence MRPFWNMFDTTIITMACLRFISGFIELTAAVLILFGNDVKKALFINSLLALIGPLIMLASISIGLFSIADQLSYGKFVFIGLGVAFIFIGIYK; translated from the coding sequence ATGAGGCCTTTTTGGAATATGTTTGATACAACAATCATTACGATGGCGTGTTTACGCTTTATCTCAGGATTTATTGAGCTAACAGCAGCAGTACTTATTCTTTTTGGTAACGATGTCAAGAAAGCTCTTTTTATCAACAGTTTGTTAGCCTTAATTGGGCCGCTCATTATGTTGGCCTCTATTTCAATTGGTCTATTTTCCATCGCAGATCAGCTTTCATATGGAAAGTTTGTGTTTATTGGTCTTGGAGTAGCATTTATTTTTATTGGCATTTACAAATAG
- a CDS encoding DUF1385 domain-containing protein has translation MAQNSKPVYGGQAVVEGVMFGGKTSCVTAIRRKDQSIDFFEAPRKSSSFLKKIKKVPFLRGIAAIVEATANGSKHLNFSSDRFDLDPSEDEKLKEKKESKLTMILGVAVIGVLSFIIGKVLMTLVPVFLAELTRPIFSSDVAQIVVESFFKFLLIICYIFLISQTPLIKRVFQYHGAEHKVINAYEKGIELTIEGVQSQSRLHYRCGSSFILFTVIVGMFVYLLVPTDPLWVRIVNRLALIPVVLGLSFEVLQLTNKLSSFPVLKYLGYPGLWLQLLTTKEPKDDQVEVAIASFSRLLVLEEKKAGTTQNKVV, from the coding sequence ATGGCTCAAAATTCAAAACCCGTTTACGGTGGGCAGGCTGTTGTGGAAGGTGTTATGTTTGGTGGTAAAACCTCGTGCGTTACGGCTATCCGCCGAAAAGATCAAAGCATCGATTTCTTTGAAGCTCCCCGTAAATCATCATCATTTCTGAAAAAAATTAAAAAGGTTCCTTTTCTTCGCGGTATTGCGGCTATTGTTGAAGCTACAGCGAACGGTTCTAAACACCTCAATTTTTCATCAGATCGCTTTGATCTTGATCCTAGTGAAGATGAGAAACTGAAAGAGAAAAAAGAATCAAAGCTAACTATGATTCTTGGCGTGGCTGTTATAGGCGTTCTCTCTTTTATTATTGGTAAAGTGTTAATGACACTTGTTCCCGTATTTTTGGCAGAACTAACAAGGCCCATTTTTTCTTCGGATGTGGCACAGATAGTTGTTGAATCTTTCTTCAAATTTTTATTGATTATTTGCTATATTTTCTTAATCTCGCAAACGCCGCTCATAAAACGAGTATTTCAGTATCATGGGGCGGAACATAAGGTTATTAATGCGTACGAAAAGGGAATAGAGTTAACAATAGAAGGTGTACAGTCCCAGTCCCGTCTCCATTACAGGTGCGGAAGTAGTTTTATTCTATTTACTGTTATTGTTGGTATGTTCGTTTATTTACTAGTTCCAACTGATCCACTTTGGGTAAGGATTGTAAATCGCCTCGCTCTTATCCCCGTTGTTCTTGGTCTTTCTTTTGAAGTATTGCAATTAACAAACAAACTAAGTTCTTTCCCTGTTTTAAAATATTTAGGTTATCCAGGGTTATGGCTTCAGCTCTTAACAACGAAAGAACCGAAAGACGATCAAGTAGAAGTTGCGATTGCTTCTTTCTCACGCCTACTTGTTCTTGAAGAAAAAAAAGCCGGAACAACCCAAAATAAAGTTGTGTAA
- the spoIIIAA gene encoding stage III sporulation protein AA, translated as MESVLSVLPQHVVELLRRYIDEDVQEIRLRINRPIELIKKDEPIFYSVLPVKEDFAYMLSQLSQSSMYMLEEELQKGYITIKGGHRVGLAGRVITENGKVKAIRDITSLNIRIAREKIGIGESLIDSLYNRKWLNTVIIGAPQSGKTTMLRDLARLVSTGVERKRIPSQKVGIVDERSEIAGCLDGVPQHTFGPRVDVLDACPKAEGMMMLIRSMSPNVLIVDEVGRVEDTEAILEAVHAGVSLILTAHGSSVKDMATRPSLKALIDACIIDRFVLLSNRNGPGTVEGIFQQEVKRKKDGIEGVRK; from the coding sequence ATGGAATCAGTTTTAAGCGTACTTCCTCAACATGTCGTAGAGCTCCTCAGGCGCTATATAGATGAAGATGTGCAAGAAATTCGGCTAAGAATTAACCGTCCTATTGAACTAATCAAAAAAGACGAGCCTATTTTTTATTCCGTACTACCCGTGAAAGAGGATTTCGCATATATGCTTAGTCAACTTAGTCAATCATCGATGTACATGCTTGAAGAAGAGTTACAAAAGGGCTATATCACAATAAAAGGTGGACACCGCGTCGGACTAGCGGGGCGAGTCATTACTGAGAATGGCAAAGTAAAAGCAATTCGTGATATTACGTCATTAAACATTCGAATTGCACGCGAGAAAATTGGGATTGGAGAAAGTCTAATCGACAGTCTTTACAATCGTAAATGGTTAAATACAGTCATTATTGGAGCTCCTCAATCTGGGAAAACAACCATGCTAAGAGATCTTGCCCGTCTTGTTAGCACAGGAGTGGAAAGAAAAAGAATTCCTTCGCAAAAAGTGGGGATTGTAGATGAACGATCGGAAATTGCAGGCTGTCTTGACGGAGTGCCACAGCATACGTTTGGCCCTCGGGTTGATGTGCTTGATGCCTGTCCAAAAGCAGAAGGAATGATGATGTTGATTCGTTCAATGAGTCCGAACGTTCTTATTGTAGATGAAGTTGGACGAGTAGAAGATACAGAGGCTATTTTGGAAGCTGTTCATGCAGGAGTTAGCTTAATTTTAACTGCTCATGGAAGCTCTGTTAAAGATATGGCAACAAGGCCTTCATTAAAAGCACTAATAGACGCTTGCATTATCGACCGTTTTGTACTTCTTTCAAATCGAAATGGACCTGGCACTGTCGAAGGGATTTTTCAGCAGGAAGTAAAACGAAAGAAAGATGGAATAGAAGGTGTAAGAAAATGA
- the spoIIIAD gene encoding stage III sporulation protein AD produces the protein MIQIVGLGLIATFLTIILKEQKSSIAFLLVVFVGCVIFLFLVDKISEIIGMVEVLSRQAGVNVIYVETILKIIGIAYIAEFGAQITKDAGQGSIASKIELGGKILILSMAIPILTVVIETIISMLPTT, from the coding sequence ATGATCCAAATTGTTGGCCTTGGTTTAATTGCCACGTTTTTAACGATTATTTTAAAAGAACAAAAATCCTCCATCGCTTTTCTTCTTGTTGTATTTGTTGGCTGCGTTATTTTTTTGTTTCTCGTTGATAAAATCAGCGAAATTATTGGAATGGTTGAAGTCCTTTCGCGTCAAGCCGGGGTCAATGTCATATACGTAGAAACTATTTTAAAGATTATTGGGATTGCTTATATTGCTGAATTTGGTGCTCAAATTACGAAAGATGCTGGACAAGGTTCCATTGCTTCAAAAATCGAGTTAGGAGGGAAAATCCTCATTTTATCAATGGCAATACCAATCTTAACGGTTGTGATTGAAACCATTATTTCAATGTTGCCCACAACATAA
- the spoIIIAG gene encoding stage III sporulation protein AG: MSDKESNKKKSFLARLSSSDPPKKNRKLAYVILLLAAGVFVMLYGNFQSSTAKPDAVETKSSGDSQQEKEEVETFGSGKEKQARTISDYEKKYEAELTDVLESMIGVDNVQVFVNVDATEEKVYEHNTVNQSQTTEENDREGGTRNIEDNSVDQQLVIVRNGDKEQPVVVKTLKPDIRGVLVVAKGADNIKVKKSVVDAVTRVLDVPSHRVAVTPKKTKGD, translated from the coding sequence ATGAGCGATAAGGAGAGCAACAAGAAAAAGAGCTTCTTAGCGAGACTATCTTCTTCAGATCCACCTAAGAAAAACCGCAAGCTTGCATATGTGATTTTACTTTTGGCCGCTGGAGTTTTTGTCATGCTCTATGGGAATTTTCAAAGCTCAACAGCAAAACCAGACGCCGTTGAAACGAAAAGCTCAGGAGATAGCCAGCAAGAAAAAGAGGAAGTAGAAACGTTTGGAAGTGGAAAAGAAAAGCAGGCTAGAACAATTTCAGACTATGAAAAAAAATATGAAGCAGAACTTACAGATGTGCTAGAAAGTATGATTGGCGTTGATAATGTGCAAGTATTTGTAAATGTTGATGCAACAGAAGAGAAAGTTTATGAGCATAACACAGTAAACCAAAGTCAAACAACAGAAGAAAATGACCGTGAAGGCGGTACAAGGAATATTGAAGATAACTCAGTGGATCAACAGCTCGTTATTGTTCGTAACGGTGATAAAGAACAGCCCGTTGTTGTAAAAACACTAAAACCTGATATTAGGGGCGTTCTTGTCGTTGCGAAGGGAGCTGATAATATAAAAGTGAAAAAGTCGGTTGTGGACGCAGTTACGAGAGTACTCGATGTTCCAAGTCATCGCGTGGCAGTCACGCCTAAAAAGACGAAGGGGGATTAA
- a CDS encoding SA1362 family protein yields the protein MRRSFVTYVVYAVITLGVVGFLYTILFEPGSLLRSIGTIFFFLIIFYLVYRFVLGRRQPSSSPYDRKYAQAVKQSKSRLRAREKAKVKPKKRMIKNSKITPIQGKAKNLGQSFTKERKRSSSHLTVIEGKKGKKKNRALF from the coding sequence ATGAGACGTTCTTTTGTTACGTATGTTGTGTACGCCGTCATTACACTTGGGGTAGTTGGTTTTCTGTATACAATTTTGTTTGAACCAGGGAGTCTCTTACGCTCTATCGGAACAATCTTTTTCTTCTTGATTATTTTTTATCTCGTATATCGCTTTGTTTTAGGCCGTCGTCAGCCCTCCAGTTCTCCGTATGATCGAAAATACGCTCAAGCCGTAAAGCAGTCAAAATCTCGTTTGAGAGCGCGAGAAAAAGCTAAAGTTAAGCCAAAAAAGCGTATGATTAAAAATTCAAAAATCACGCCTATTCAAGGTAAAGCCAAAAATCTTGGTCAGTCTTTTACGAAAGAACGAAAACGTAGCTCGAGTCACTTAACGGTCATTGAAGGTAAAAAAGGCAAAAAGAAAAATAGAGCTCTTTTCTAA
- the spoIIIAF gene encoding stage III sporulation protein AF, which yields MGALTEWVTNIILFILLATIIDLLLPSSSMQKYAKMVIGLLLMLIILTPVFSIFKVNVDKLFTAINSSSISQENSSKNLLDLKKKEIQASQDAYILEQMAVQLEEGVKEELVKEYGVEVSGVEVHMKDEKGEKSFENISSISLSVQPKENKHTASVSDVEVVSINTSEPIKKEKTENDEKLKKVQSFLSKKWDMDKKQIIVTMGGGEADER from the coding sequence ATGGGAGCGTTAACAGAATGGGTTACAAATATTATTCTGTTTATCTTGCTTGCTACCATTATTGATTTACTGTTACCAAGCTCATCTATGCAGAAGTACGCAAAGATGGTTATTGGTCTACTTCTTATGCTTATTATTTTGACACCTGTTTTCAGCATATTCAAAGTGAACGTTGATAAACTGTTTACCGCCATTAACTCTTCTTCTATCTCTCAAGAAAACTCTTCAAAAAATTTGCTAGATTTAAAGAAAAAAGAAATACAAGCGTCACAAGATGCATATATTTTAGAACAGATGGCTGTCCAACTAGAAGAGGGAGTAAAAGAGGAGTTGGTGAAGGAGTATGGAGTAGAAGTTTCAGGCGTAGAAGTTCATATGAAAGACGAGAAAGGTGAAAAAAGTTTTGAAAATATTAGTTCCATCTCTCTGTCTGTTCAGCCAAAGGAGAATAAGCATACAGCATCAGTCTCAGACGTTGAAGTTGTTTCCATTAATACGTCGGAACCTATTAAAAAAGAGAAAACAGAAAACGACGAGAAGCTAAAGAAGGTGCAAAGTTTTCTTTCTAAAAAATGGGATATGGATAAAAAACAAATTATAGTCACAATGGGAGGAGGAGAAGCAGATGAGCGATAA
- the mntR gene encoding transcriptional regulator MntR: MPTPSMEDYIEQIYMLIEDKGYARVSDIAEALAVHPSSVTKMVQKLDKDEYLIYEKYRGLILTAKGQKIGKRLVYRHELLEQLLRIIGVDEENIYEDVEGIEHHLSWNSIDRIGDLVQYFEENEARVEALRATQRKSEQ; the protein is encoded by the coding sequence ATGCCAACGCCAAGTATGGAAGATTATATTGAACAAATTTATATGCTAATTGAAGACAAAGGGTATGCCCGAGTATCGGATATTGCAGAAGCCTTGGCTGTTCATCCCTCCTCAGTAACAAAAATGGTTCAAAAGCTTGATAAAGACGAATATTTAATTTATGAGAAATATCGCGGCTTAATTTTAACAGCAAAAGGCCAAAAAATTGGGAAGCGTCTCGTATATCGCCATGAATTGCTTGAGCAATTACTTCGAATCATTGGTGTTGATGAAGAGAATATTTATGAGGATGTTGAAGGAATTGAGCATCATTTAAGCTGGAATTCAATTGATCGTATTGGTGATCTCGTTCAATATTTTGAAGAAAATGAAGCGCGTGTTGAAGCTCTTCGTGCAACACAGCGTAAAAGTGAACAATAA
- a CDS encoding patatin-like phospholipase family protein: protein MYIDGVFAGGGIKGFALVGALQAVENKGLIYRRLAGTSAGAIISAFIVAGYTSRDIQKMLEEMELSELLDSRASLLPAKWGKWLLLYWRLGLYKGDRLELWIEEKLKARGIYSFGDVPKHALRIIASDITDGKIVVIPDDLPSYGINPETFSVAKAVRMSCSLPYFFEPVKLKANSGVKIMVDGGVLSNFPMWLFQKRDQPKVRPVLGVKFSSPEDSVQSAEIHNAIDLFGALFDTMKNAHDARHISKKHERDIIFLPVDSTLTTEFGLAEEKKEELISLGRERANAFLKTWTY from the coding sequence TTGTACATAGACGGCGTTTTTGCAGGAGGCGGTATTAAAGGGTTTGCACTTGTGGGAGCTCTTCAAGCAGTGGAAAACAAAGGACTTATTTATCGCAGGTTGGCAGGAACGAGCGCAGGAGCAATTATTTCTGCTTTTATTGTTGCAGGCTATACAAGTAGAGATATACAAAAAATGTTAGAAGAAATGGAGCTCAGTGAGTTGTTAGACAGCAGAGCCTCTCTTTTGCCTGCAAAGTGGGGGAAATGGCTTCTTTTATATTGGCGCCTTGGTTTATATAAAGGAGACCGTCTTGAACTTTGGATAGAGGAAAAGTTAAAAGCAAGAGGAATATATTCATTTGGAGATGTACCAAAACATGCTTTACGTATTATTGCTTCAGATATTACGGATGGAAAGATTGTTGTAATTCCAGATGACTTGCCAAGCTACGGAATTAACCCTGAGACATTTTCTGTAGCTAAAGCTGTAAGAATGAGCTGTAGCTTACCTTACTTTTTTGAACCTGTAAAGCTAAAAGCAAACTCAGGAGTCAAAATAATGGTAGATGGTGGAGTGCTAAGTAATTTTCCAATGTGGCTGTTTCAAAAGCGAGATCAACCAAAAGTACGTCCTGTTCTAGGGGTGAAGTTTAGCTCTCCTGAAGATAGTGTGCAGTCAGCTGAAATTCATAATGCGATCGACTTATTTGGTGCTCTTTTTGATACGATGAAAAATGCACATGATGCTAGACATATTTCTAAAAAGCATGAACGAGATATTATTTTTCTACCGGTTGATTCAACGCTTACAACAGAATTTGGGTTAGCAGAGGAAAAGAAAGAAGAACTGATTTCTTTAGGCAGAGAACGTGCAAATGCCTTTTTGAAAACATGGACATATTAA
- the aroQ gene encoding type II 3-dehydroquinate dehydratase: MKQFLVINGPNLNYLGKREPEIYGSTTLVNLENSLKTKGEALDLSLDFLQSNHEGVIIDAMYKANETCDGVLLNPGAFTHYSYAIRDCIASLNIPVVEVHISNVHAREEFRHTSVIAPVSAGQIVGFGLFGYEMGINALKNIAEGKE; encoded by the coding sequence ATGAAACAATTCTTAGTTATAAATGGACCAAATTTAAATTATTTAGGAAAACGCGAGCCTGAAATTTACGGAAGTACAACGCTTGTAAATTTAGAAAACAGCTTAAAAACAAAAGGAGAAGCTCTCGACCTTTCTCTGGATTTTCTTCAATCCAACCATGAAGGTGTAATTATTGATGCTATGTACAAAGCAAATGAAACATGTGATGGGGTACTCCTAAATCCGGGTGCTTTCACTCATTATAGCTATGCGATTCGCGATTGTATTGCAAGCCTTAACATTCCTGTTGTAGAAGTTCATATTTCAAATGTTCATGCAAGAGAAGAATTCCGCCATACCTCTGTTATTGCACCAGTAAGTGCAGGACAGATCGTTGGGTTTGGATTGTTTGGATATGAAATGGGGATTAATGCTTTAAAGAATATCGCGGAAGGGAAGGAATAG
- the spoIIIAB gene encoding stage III sporulation protein SpoIIIAB produces the protein MKLFGALFILVATTWFGFDLAKQLNARPKQLRQLKSALRSLEAEIMYSHRPLPQIARLLTEQVPKPIASFFDSFATYLEMGQKSAGEAWLLSIEENWRLTALKQGEKEALKQFGQTLGQHDRYSQQKHIVLTLNHLEREEADAVDRQTRYEKMVKSLGFLTGLLLVILLL, from the coding sequence ATGAAACTTTTTGGAGCTTTGTTTATTTTAGTTGCGACAACATGGTTTGGGTTTGATCTCGCAAAACAGCTCAATGCAAGACCAAAACAGCTTCGCCAGCTTAAAAGTGCTCTAAGATCACTTGAGGCAGAAATTATGTATAGTCATCGTCCTCTACCACAGATTGCCCGTTTATTAACAGAACAAGTACCAAAACCAATCGCTTCCTTTTTTGATTCTTTTGCAACATATTTAGAAATGGGTCAAAAAAGTGCTGGAGAGGCTTGGCTGCTTAGTATAGAAGAAAATTGGCGTCTAACTGCTTTAAAGCAAGGGGAGAAAGAAGCTTTAAAACAATTTGGACAGACGCTCGGACAGCATGATCGGTATTCACAGCAAAAGCATATCGTGTTAACGCTTAACCATTTAGAGCGGGAGGAAGCAGATGCTGTTGACAGGCAAACGCGCTACGAGAAGATGGTGAAAAGCCTAGGGTTCCTAACAGGGTTATTGTTAGTCATTTTATTACTGTAG
- the efp gene encoding elongation factor P, protein MVSVNDFRTGLTIEVDGGIWQVMEFQHVKPGKGAAFVRSKLRNLRTGAVQEKTFRAGEKVNKARIDNRKMQYLYANGDQHVFMDTNTYDQIELPEVQIEYELKFLKENMEVSIMMYESETLGVELPNSVELTVTETEPGIKGDTASGGTKPATVETGLVVQVPFFVNQGDVLVVNTSDGSYVSRA, encoded by the coding sequence ATGGTTTCAGTAAATGATTTTCGTACAGGGTTAACAATCGAAGTGGATGGAGGAATTTGGCAAGTGATGGAGTTCCAGCACGTTAAGCCAGGAAAAGGAGCTGCATTTGTTCGCTCTAAACTTCGTAACCTTCGTACAGGAGCTGTCCAAGAGAAAACATTCCGTGCAGGTGAAAAAGTAAACAAAGCACGAATCGATAATCGCAAAATGCAGTATCTATATGCGAATGGTGATCAACACGTATTCATGGATACAAACACATATGATCAAATTGAACTTCCAGAAGTTCAAATTGAATATGAGCTTAAGTTCTTAAAAGAAAACATGGAAGTAAGCATTATGATGTATGAAAGCGAAACATTAGGTGTTGAGCTTCCAAACAGTGTTGAGCTAACAGTAACAGAAACAGAACCAGGTATTAAAGGAGATACGGCTTCAGGTGGAACAAAACCTGCAACAGTTGAAACAGGTTTAGTTGTTCAAGTTCCATTCTTCGTAAACCAAGGAGACGTTCTTGTTGTTAATACAAGCGATGGAAGCTACGTATCACGTGCTTAA